In the genome of Conger conger chromosome 8, fConCon1.1, whole genome shotgun sequence, one region contains:
- the LOC133134518 gene encoding zinc-binding protein A33-like, whose translation MVFESQSQAQHTERQIKAEFEKLHQFLREEEEARLAALKEEEEQKSRIMEEKLEHISGDISILTDKITALETAMETEDTSILKSYNNIKERAQCTLQDPELLSGALIDVAKHLGNLTFRVWEKMLGMVQYTPVMMDPNTAHAYLSLSDDLTTVRHTGTAQNCPDNPERFYYYVFVLGSEGFTSGKHSWEVKVGNKRQWDVGVVKESTNRKGDITYSPEDGPWLIRLRNGDTYSAVGGTDLTLKRKPQSIRVQLEYDRGEVSFFNSSDMSLIYTFKHTFTERVFPFFSPCLRDDGKNDEPLTICPVKVSVTVTSSQ comes from the exons ATGGTGTTTGAATCGCAGAGtcaagcccagcacacagagaggcagataaaggcagagtttgagaagctccaccagttcctgcgtgaggaagaggaggccagactagctgcactgaaagaggaagaggagcagaagagtcggaTAATGGAGGAGAAGCTAGAACACATCAGTGGAGACATCTCCATccttacagacaaaatcacaGCTCTAGAGACGGCCATGGAGACCGAAGACACCTCCATTTTAAAG agctacaacaACATCAAGGAAAG agcccagtgcacactgcaggacccagagctgctctcaggggcgCTGATAGacgtggccaaacacctgggcaacctgacgttcagagtctgggagaagatgctggggatggtgcagtaca ctcctgtgatgaTGGACCCTAACACTGCACatgcctatctctctctctctgatgatctgaccactgtgagacacacaggtacagcgcagaactgtcctgacaacccagagagATTTTACtactatgtgtttgtgttgggatctgaggggtttacctcagggaaacacagctgggaggtgaaggTTGGGAATAAACGTCAGTGGGATGTAGGAGTGGTGAAAGAGTCCACCAACAGGAAGGGAGATATCACATACAGCCCAGAGGATGGACCCTGGCTCATAAGGCTGAGGAATGGTGATACGTACAGTGCAGTAGGAGGTACTGACCTCACACTGAAgaggaaaccccagagcatcagggtgcagctggaatatgacaggggggaggtgtccttcttcaactccagtgacatgtcactcatttacacttttaaacacacatttactgagagGGTGTTCCCATTCTTCTCTCCCTGTTTGAGAGATGATGGTAAGAACGATGAGCCCCTgacaatctgcccagtgaaaGTCTCAGTAACAGTGACGTCATCCCAGTGA
- the LOC133134519 gene encoding zinc-binding protein A33-like: protein MEAKALIPEDDLCCSVCCDIFKEPVVLKCSHSFCRVCLQQCWEKKSSRECPICRRKASMDDPPLNLALRSIVESYLKQKTERETTDKTEARCSLHGEKLVLFCEHDKEPLCFICQTSRKHRNHPVCPVEEAALELKEELKPALNLVKEKLKKFTEVEQGCKKTAKHIRSQAQHTERQIKAEFEKLQQFLREEEEARLAALKEEEEQKSRIMEEKLEHISGDISTLTDKITAIETAMETEDTSFLKDPELLSGALIDVAKHLGNLTFRVWEKMLGMVQYTPVMMDPNTARATLSLSDDLTTVRHTDTAQKCPDNPERFNRCVNVLGSEGFTSGKHSWEVKVGNKRQWDVGVVKESINRKGDIAASPGKGYWVIRLRNGDEYRAAGVTDLTLKRKPQSTRVQLDYDRGEVSFFNSSDMSLIYTFKHTFTERVFPYFSPCLRDGGRNDEPLTICPVKVSVTVTSSQ from the exons ATGGAGGCTAAAGCTTTGATTCCTGAGGATGatctctgttgctctgtatgttgtgacatttttaaagagcctgttgttctgaaatgcagccacagcttctgtagagtgtgtctgcagcagtgctgggaaaagaagagctctcgagagtgtcccatctgcaggagaaaggcctCTATGGATGATCCTCCTCTAAACCTGGCCTTAAGAAGCATTGTGGAGTCttacttaaagcagaagactgagagagaaacgaCAGACAAGACTGAGGCTCGCTGTAGTCTTCACGGAGAGAAActtgttttattctgtgaacatgacaaagagcCTCTCTGTTTCATCTGTCAGACttcaagaaaacacagaaaccacccggtctgtccagtggaagaggccgctctggagctgaag GAGGAACTCAAGCCTGCACTTAATCTTgtcaaagaaaaactgaagaagttTACTGAGGTTGAACAAGGATGTAAGAAGACAGCAAAACACATCAGG AGtcaagcccagcacacagagaggcagataaagGCAGAGTTTGAGAAGCTCCAGCAGTTCTtgcgtgaggaagaggaggcccgactagctgcactgaaagaggaagaggagcagaagagtcggataatggaggagaagctagaacacatcagtggagacatctccacccttacagacaaaatcacaGCAATAGAGACGGCCATGGAGACCGAAGACACCTCCTTTTTAAAG gacccagagctgctctcaggggcgCTGATAGacgtggccaaacacctgggcaacctgacgttcagagtctgggagaagatgctggggatggtgcagtaca ctcctgtgatgatggaccccaacactgcacgtgccactctctctctctctgatgatctgaccactgtgagacacacagatacagcgcAGAAAtgtcctgacaacccagagagATTTAATCGCTGTGTAAAtgtgctgggatctgaggggtttacctcagggaaacacagctgggaggtgaaggTTGGGAATAAACGTCAGTGGGATGTAGGAGTGGTGAAAGAGTCCATCAACAGGAAGGGAGATATAGCAGCCAGCCCAGGGAAAGGATACTGGGTCATAAGGCTGAGGAATGGTGATGAGTACAGAGCAGCAGGAGTTACTGACCTCACACTGAAGAGGAAACCCCAGAGCACCAGGGTGCAGCTGGActatgacaggggggaggtgtccttcttcaactccagtgacatgtcactcatttacacttttaaacacacatttactgagagGGTGTTCCCATACTTCTCTCCCTGTTTGAGAGATGGTGGTAGGAACGATGAGCCCCTgacaatctgcccagtgaaaGTCTCAGTAACAGTGACGTCATCCCAGTGA